One Corynebacterium uterequi DNA segment encodes these proteins:
- the cobA gene encoding uroporphyrinogen-III C-methyltransferase, whose product MITPVTLIGGGPGAWDLITLRGARALAQADVILTDHLGPTPYLETIVADFGGDLATIEVIDVAKLPYGRSVAQEKINELLVCYARDGKRVARLKGGDPYVFGRGFEEMIALAEAGIPCEVIPGVTSAVSVPAAAGVPVTHRGVTHSFTVVSGHVAPGDERSLTDFDALARVGGTIVVIMGARHVQAICERLVAAGLAADTPAVAVMEGTTDGQRCVRATAATLPAAMAEAGITAPVVYAIGEVAGLSLLAGMG is encoded by the coding sequence ATGATTACACCCGTTACGTTGATCGGCGGCGGCCCCGGCGCCTGGGACCTCATCACCCTGCGTGGCGCCCGCGCGCTGGCGCAGGCCGACGTCATCCTCACCGATCACCTCGGCCCCACCCCGTACCTGGAGACCATCGTCGCCGACTTCGGCGGCGATCTCGCCACGATCGAGGTAATCGACGTCGCCAAGCTGCCCTACGGGCGTTCCGTGGCGCAGGAGAAAATCAACGAGCTTCTGGTTTGCTATGCCCGCGATGGAAAGCGGGTGGCTCGGCTTAAAGGCGGGGATCCATACGTATTTGGCCGCGGTTTCGAGGAGATGATCGCCCTGGCCGAGGCCGGCATCCCGTGCGAGGTGATACCGGGAGTGACCAGCGCCGTATCGGTGCCGGCAGCAGCCGGTGTGCCGGTGACTCACCGAGGGGTGACCCATAGTTTCACCGTGGTGTCGGGCCACGTCGCGCCGGGGGATGAGCGATCGTTGACGGACTTCGACGCGTTGGCGCGGGTGGGCGGGACCATCGTCGTCATTATGGGCGCCCGGCACGTCCAGGCGATCTGTGAGCGCCTCGTGGCCGCGGGCTTGGCCGCCGACACACCGGCGGTGGCCGTCATGGAGGGCACCACCGACGGCCAGCGCTGCGTCCGGGCGACGGCGGCGACGCTACCTGCGGCCATGGCGGAGGCCGGGATCACCGCTCCGGTCGTATACGCGATCGGGGAGGTGGCGGGATTGTCCTTGCTTGCCGGGATGGGGTGA
- a CDS encoding TRAP transporter small permease: MRSVLNGFLGTVSAVLFGLLVVTTTWQVIARQVIHQPSTWSEELAKLLFVWLAFLGSALLFGERGHIAVDFLARRLPVVGQRVAQCFVQLMVLLFALVGMVWGGVLSSSIAWNQNMTALPVNLGWVYTVIPIAGVFIAVFAAMDLVAVARGTQAPYDAAEEI, from the coding sequence ATGCGCAGCGTCCTCAATGGCTTCCTCGGCACGGTGAGCGCCGTTCTCTTCGGGCTCCTCGTCGTCACGACCACCTGGCAGGTCATCGCCCGCCAGGTCATCCACCAGCCCTCCACCTGGTCTGAGGAGCTCGCCAAGCTCCTCTTTGTGTGGCTCGCATTCTTAGGATCCGCCCTGCTCTTCGGCGAGCGCGGCCACATCGCCGTGGACTTCCTCGCCCGTCGGCTCCCGGTAGTCGGCCAGCGCGTTGCCCAGTGCTTCGTCCAGCTCATGGTGCTTCTCTTCGCCCTCGTCGGGATGGTGTGGGGCGGGGTGCTGAGCTCCTCGATCGCGTGGAATCAGAACATGACGGCGCTGCCGGTCAACCTCGGCTGGGTGTACACCGTCATCCCCATCGCCGGGGTATTCATCGCCGTCTTCGCCGCGATGGATCTCGTCGCGGTGGCACGCGGCACCCAGGCCCCCTACGACGCCGCAGAGGAGATCTAA
- a CDS encoding TRAP transporter substrate-binding protein — protein MRRLAATVAVALTTAATACANLGGLNLETVGDPDQVTYVKLALNQTESHPSYVALDHFAQRFSERTDGRWEIDIFPNEQLGSQQEVLQFVTSGAIEMAIVSGTQLENLNKDFQVLNMPTTFGSIEHQMSAIRDPQLVGELFSSLEEQSNISVIGGFTQGTRNIYTSDAPLDTPADLSGLKIRVQESDMHIRMIELMGGSATPLSYGEVYTAIQSGVLDGAENNEVSYTTQKHSEVAPYFNDTQHLVGLDYMIMRHDLREAMSEEDRAIFDEEWDKAMTEHTQLWGTETTKAIEDAKAAGATFHHVDQEAFRAALLPIADEFLTTDYQRGLYDAIRATDPEEK, from the coding sequence CTGCGCCGCCTTGCCGCCACGGTCGCCGTCGCCCTCACCACGGCCGCGACCGCGTGCGCTAACCTCGGCGGTCTTAACCTCGAGACGGTAGGAGACCCGGACCAGGTCACCTACGTCAAGCTTGCACTGAACCAAACCGAGTCCCACCCGAGCTACGTCGCCCTCGACCATTTCGCCCAGCGCTTCTCCGAGCGCACCGACGGCCGATGGGAGATCGACATCTTCCCCAATGAACAGCTCGGGTCCCAGCAGGAGGTCCTCCAATTCGTCACCTCCGGCGCCATCGAAATGGCGATCGTCTCCGGCACGCAGCTGGAAAACCTCAATAAGGACTTCCAGGTGCTCAACATGCCGACCACGTTCGGCTCCATCGAGCACCAAATGTCCGCCATCAGGGACCCGCAGCTCGTCGGTGAGCTCTTCTCCTCCCTGGAAGAGCAATCCAATATCTCCGTGATCGGCGGGTTTACCCAGGGCACCCGCAACATCTACACCTCCGATGCGCCCCTGGACACTCCGGCGGACCTGAGCGGTTTGAAGATCCGCGTGCAGGAGTCGGACATGCACATTCGCATGATCGAGCTCATGGGTGGTTCTGCCACTCCGCTGAGCTACGGCGAGGTGTACACGGCCATCCAGTCCGGCGTCCTCGACGGCGCCGAAAACAACGAGGTGTCCTACACCACCCAAAAGCACTCCGAAGTCGCGCCCTACTTCAACGACACCCAGCACCTCGTGGGCTTGGACTACATGATTATGCGCCACGACCTGCGCGAGGCCATGAGCGAGGAGGACCGGGCTATCTTCGACGAGGAATGGGACAAGGCCATGACCGAGCACACGCAGCTGTGGGGCACCGAAACCACCAAGGCCATCGAGGATGCCAAGGCCGCCGGCGCTACCTTCCACCACGTTGACCAGGAAGCCTTCCGCGCCGCGTTGCTGCCCATCGCCGACGAATTCCTCACCACCGACTACCAGCGCGGGCTCTACGACGCGATCCGCGCGACCGACCCGGAGGAGAAGTAA
- a CDS encoding TRAP transporter large permease, producing the protein MLSPSAVAALILLIGVIVLIAASVPIAVAIGLPSMLAAMAVLGPENAVQAITQRMYTGANSFSLLAIPFFVLAGALMNSGGIATRLIDAAKVLVGRMPASLAQTNVVANAMFGSVSGAAVAAASAVGTVMTPRMREEGYSRPYAAAVNVASAPAGMLIPPSNTFIVYSLVSSTSIAALFMAGVGPGLLWVVAVIAVALLLARKENYQRETEHPSLRVAAVTLWRAVPSLAMIVIVIGGILAGWFTPTESAAIAVVYCLVLGLAYRNIGLLDLPRILLEATRTTSIVMLLVAVSSALSWVMAFAGIPDLIASGLLAVSESKVIILLIIMLILLVIGTFMDPTPAILIFVPIFLPIVTDLGVDPVHFGAMVVMNLSLGVITPPVGNVLFVGSQVAGLRIEPVIAKLWPFLIGLIIALFVVVFVPQFSLWLPTVMGLVGAGG; encoded by the coding sequence ATGCTGTCCCCATCCGCAGTCGCCGCCCTTATCCTGCTCATCGGCGTCATCGTCCTCATCGCCGCCTCCGTGCCCATCGCGGTGGCCATCGGCCTGCCCTCGATGCTGGCCGCCATGGCGGTTCTCGGCCCGGAGAACGCCGTCCAGGCCATCACGCAACGGATGTACACCGGCGCGAACTCGTTTTCTCTGCTTGCCATTCCCTTCTTCGTGCTCGCGGGCGCGTTGATGAACTCCGGCGGTATTGCCACCCGGCTCATCGACGCCGCCAAGGTACTCGTCGGCCGGATGCCGGCATCGCTGGCCCAAACCAACGTGGTGGCCAACGCCATGTTCGGTTCCGTCTCCGGCGCTGCCGTCGCCGCCGCGTCGGCAGTTGGCACCGTCATGACCCCGCGCATGCGTGAGGAGGGGTACTCCCGCCCGTATGCGGCGGCCGTGAACGTCGCGAGCGCCCCGGCGGGCATGCTCATCCCGCCGTCGAACACCTTCATTGTGTATTCCCTGGTCTCCTCGACGTCCATCGCGGCGCTGTTCATGGCCGGCGTCGGCCCGGGCCTGCTGTGGGTCGTCGCCGTCATCGCCGTCGCCCTGCTGCTGGCCCGCAAGGAGAACTACCAGCGGGAGACCGAGCACCCGTCACTGCGAGTCGCCGCCGTCACCCTGTGGCGCGCGGTGCCCAGCCTGGCCATGATCGTCATCGTCATCGGCGGTATCCTCGCCGGCTGGTTCACTCCGACGGAGTCCGCCGCCATCGCTGTGGTGTACTGCCTCGTTCTCGGGCTGGCCTACCGCAACATTGGCCTGCTCGACTTGCCGCGCATTCTGCTTGAGGCGACCCGGACCACCTCCATCGTCATGCTGCTCGTGGCGGTGTCCTCGGCGCTGAGTTGGGTTATGGCCTTCGCAGGCATCCCCGACCTCATCGCGTCGGGCCTGCTGGCGGTGTCCGAGTCCAAGGTCATCATCCTCCTCATCATCATGCTGATTTTGCTGGTCATCGGCACCTTCATGGACCCCACGCCGGCGATCCTCATCTTCGTGCCCATCTTCCTACCCATCGTCACTGACCTGGGGGTGGATCCCGTGCACTTCGGCGCCATGGTGGTCATGAACCTGTCCCTGGGTGTGATTACCCCGCCGGTTGGCAACGTCCTCTTCGTCGGATCGCAGGTGGCCGGGTTGCGCATTGAGCCGGTCATCGCCAAGCTCTGGCCCTTCCTTATCGGTCTCATCATCGCGCTTTTCGTCGTGGTATTTGTGCCTCAGTTCTCGCTCTGGCTGCCGACCGTTATGGGACTGGTCGGCGCGGGCGGCTAA